Part of the Natrialbaceae archaeon AArc-T1-2 genome, GAGGTCCTCGATCGGCGTGCTCTCGGGGACGTACTCGACCTCGGCATCGACCTCCTCGACTGCACCCCGGTTGCCGACGTGGAGTTCGAGGTCGCCGTCGCGTTCGCGGACGTAGCCGTCGACGACCTCGACGGTCGTCCCGGACTCGAGGTCCGCGACGCGGTCGGCTCGCTCGTCCCACAGCGTCACGCGAACGCGACCGGTCGAATCGCCCAGCGTGAGGTTCGCGACTCTCCCTTCGGAGCCGTCGTCGCGGTCGAACGTCCGCACCGAGTCAGTATCGAGTACGACCCCCACGAGGTTGACGTTCGAGAGCCCGAGCGAGAGGTCCTCGACCGTCTGCGTATCGGAGAGCTGGACGTCGACGTCCGCGTCTGGATCGGGTTCGACCTCGTCGACGCTGACCTCGACGCCGGAAAAGCCCTCCTTCGGACGACCCTTGAGCCGTAACACCTGGCCCTCCTCGAGTTCTCCGATTGCAGCCTCGGCGTGTTCGTCCCAGAACGCGGCGCGAACGGAGCCCGTCTCGTCTGCGACCTCGACGTTGACCACGCGACCGTCCTCGTCCTCGCCGTCGCGTTCGAACGTCCGTAGCTCGCCGATGCTCACCACCTTCGCGACGAACTTGGCTTCCTCCATGCCGGGTTCGACGTCCGCGACGCCGCCGACTTCGCTCTCGCCGAGTTCGTGAGCGACGAGCATCGCCGCCGTCTCCTCGTCCGCGAGTCCACCCATCTGCTCTACTTTCGCCTCGACGGCCTCGCGAAACTCCTCGAGGGAGACGTCGGCCTCGAGGTCCTCGTAGACGCCCTCGATGTCGCTCATTCTATACTCGTGCATGAATAGCCCGCGCATAAACGTTGTCGTTGCCCGGTTCGTGCTCCCGTCGTCGGTGACATGGCGGAGTCTGGTCGCGGGTTGATACCTAAAGGTTCGGTCCGTCGCCTCGAGTCAACGGCCACGGCCCGCGAAACCGCCCGACAGCACGACAGCCCTTTCGAAAGGGCTTTAACGTGGACCGCTCTACGAAGAGATGAGTCCTGATAGGGTAGTGGACTATCCTCTTGGCTTGCGGAGCCAGGGACCGGAGTTCAAATCTCCGTCAGGACGTTTTCACCGACGCAGAACGCCGAGCGTAGCGAGGCGTCCGCGTCGGTGTAAATCTCCGTCAGGACGCTCACTTATCGCGGGCGCTTCGCATCGCTCAGCGCTCGCTCTTGTGTTCGGTCCTGACGTGCCCACCGCTCGTTTCACTCGCGTTGGACTCCGTCAGGAAGTCACGACAGAGTTATGACGTCTCACGACAAATGCCAGCGAGTGACAGCCGTTCCCGAAGACATCACGGAGTATCAGCTGTTCGTCGACGGCGAGCACCGTGACGCCTCGTCCGGCGACCGGATCGAAATCGAGTATCCGTACACCCGTGACGTCTGGGCGACCGTTCCGCGGGCGACGGCAGCGGACGTCGAAGACGCCATCGGCGCTGCGAGACGGCGGTTCGAAAGCGACGAGTGGCAGTCGCTATCGGCGTCTGACAGGGCGGAGCTGCTGCACTCGCTCGCCGACACGCTCGCCGAACACGCCGAGGAGCTGGCACGTCTCGAGGTGTTCGGAAACGGGAAAGCGATCCGCGAGATGCGCGGCCGTATGCAATCGCTGCCGGAGTGGTATCGCTTCTACGCGGGAGCCGCCGACAAGATCCGCGGAAGCACGATCCCGACCGATCAGGACGGGATGTTCGCGTTCACCCGTCGGGAACCGTACGGCGTGGTGGGCGCTATTACCCCCTGGAACTCGCCGCTGAACCTCGCTACGTACAAAATTGCGCCCGCGTTGGCGGCCGGAAACACCGTGGTCATCAAACCGTCGGAGGTGACCCCCGTCTCGACGATCCGACTCGCAGAACTCGCACACGAGGCGGGCGTTCCCGCCGGAGCAATAAACGTCGTCACCGGATACGGAGACGAAGCCGGTGCCGAACTGGCGAACGGAGACGTCGACAAGAT contains:
- a CDS encoding single-stranded DNA binding protein, which encodes MSDIEGVYEDLEADVSLEEFREAVEAKVEQMGGLADEETAAMLVAHELGESEVGGVADVEPGMEEAKFVAKVVSIGELRTFERDGEDEDGRVVNVEVADETGSVRAAFWDEHAEAAIGELEEGQVLRLKGRPKEGFSGVEVSVDEVEPDPDADVDVQLSDTQTVEDLSLGLSNVNLVGVVLDTDSVRTFDRDDGSEGRVANLTLGDSTGRVRVTLWDERADRVADLESGTTVEVVDGYVRERDGDLELHVGNRGAVEEVDAEVEYVPESTPIEDLEIGQTVDVAGVIRSADPKRTFDRDDGSEGQVRNVRLQDATGDVRVALWGEKADIELGPGDEVAFTDVEVQDGWQDDLEASAGWRSTVTVLDADDAGADESDADDESAGLSAFSDDGTEDSTATSSDVGGGDGATGTGTDADGEELEFTGVVVQAGDPVVLDDGEETMSVETDADVGLGEEVTARGVVRDGRLEASDVF